One segment of Capnocytophaga sp. oral taxon 878 DNA contains the following:
- the rpsF gene encoding 30S ribosomal protein S6, with translation MNQYETVFILNPVLSETQIKEAVEKFENFLTSRGAEFVSKENWGLKKLAYPIQNKKSGFYHLFEFKVAGEVINAFELEFRRDERVMRYLTVKLDKHAIAWAEKRRAKLNTKKA, from the coding sequence ATGAATCAATACGAAACTGTTTTCATTTTGAATCCCGTTTTATCTGAGACACAGATAAAGGAAGCAGTAGAAAAGTTTGAAAATTTTCTTACTTCAAGGGGTGCAGAATTTGTATCAAAAGAGAATTGGGGGCTTAAAAAATTAGCTTACCCTATTCAAAACAAAAAAAGCGGATTTTATCACCTCTTTGAATTTAAAGTAGCTGGTGAAGTTATCAATGCCTTTGAATTGGAGTTCCGTCGTGATGAGCGTGTAATGCGTTACCTCACAGTGAAATTGGACAAGCACGCTATAGCGTGGGCAGAAAAGAGAAGAGCTAAGTTAAACACTAAAAAAGCGTAA
- a CDS encoding pitrilysin family protein — MKQPLSGAAPLINLGTPITHILPNGLTLLIVENHRLPQVTLRLLLDDQPTLEGDKKGVYDLLSLLVGNGSANVSKEAFNEEIDYMAVNINILPNGVYAQTLSKFFPRVLELIADAALNPNFEEEEMEREKARIIQSLKAGENNAEVIMKRVLQALRYTTAHPYGEYVTERTVGALTLTDMYEYYHSHFQPNHAYLVVAGDINPDEVVRLVNNSFANWKAVNTPLETLLEPTNVAQTEINLIDLPTAVQSEIRLTNLIELQINHPDYFPMLVANNILGGDFGSYINMNLREAHGYTYGASSGFKTDKWTKGAFSIKTKVGNAVTAPAIIETLNEIKRIQNEEVSAEKLSQAKAQYIGQFVMATERPQTIANYAINIRTQQLPDDFYKNYIANISAVTAADVQRVANAYFMLQNMRIIIVGKANEIKSSLEEIVFEDKKVPVYQYDKWAIEKK; from the coding sequence ATGAAACAACCTTTATCGGGGGCAGCACCTTTAATTAATTTAGGTACCCCCATAACCCATATATTACCCAATGGACTTACACTACTTATAGTAGAAAACCACCGGTTGCCACAAGTAACTTTACGATTATTACTAGACGACCAGCCTACTCTTGAAGGAGATAAAAAAGGAGTATACGACTTACTATCACTATTGGTAGGTAATGGATCGGCCAATGTGAGCAAAGAGGCTTTTAATGAAGAGATAGACTATATGGCAGTGAATATAAATATACTGCCCAATGGAGTATACGCCCAAACCCTTTCGAAGTTTTTTCCTCGTGTATTGGAACTGATAGCTGATGCTGCTCTGAATCCGAATTTTGAAGAAGAAGAGATGGAGAGAGAGAAAGCACGCATTATACAAAGTTTGAAAGCAGGTGAAAATAATGCCGAGGTGATTATGAAACGAGTGCTACAAGCCCTTCGTTATACTACGGCACACCCCTATGGTGAGTATGTTACTGAAAGGACTGTAGGGGCACTTACCTTAACCGATATGTATGAGTATTACCATTCACACTTTCAGCCTAATCACGCTTATTTAGTAGTGGCAGGAGATATAAACCCTGATGAGGTAGTACGCTTGGTAAATAACAGTTTTGCAAATTGGAAAGCTGTAAATACCCCTTTGGAAACACTTTTAGAGCCAACAAACGTAGCACAGACTGAAATAAATTTGATTGATTTGCCTACAGCAGTGCAGTCGGAAATACGCCTTACAAACCTTATAGAACTACAGATAAACCATCCTGATTATTTTCCGATGCTAGTGGCTAATAATATATTAGGTGGAGATTTTGGTAGTTATATTAATATGAACCTGCGAGAAGCACACGGATATACTTATGGAGCAAGCTCAGGATTTAAGACTGATAAATGGACAAAAGGAGCCTTTTCAATCAAAACTAAAGTGGGAAATGCTGTTACAGCTCCTGCTATTATTGAAACCCTAAATGAGATTAAGCGTATACAAAACGAAGAGGTGAGTGCAGAGAAGCTATCACAAGCCAAGGCTCAGTACATAGGTCAGTTTGTAATGGCTACCGAACGCCCCCAGACAATAGCTAATTATGCTATTAATATTCGTACCCAGCAATTACCTGATGATTTTTATAAGAACTACATAGCTAATATAAGTGCTGTTACCGCAGCGGATGTGCAGCGAGTAGCTAATGCCTATTTTATGTTGCAAAATATGCGTATTATAATAGTAGGCAAAGCTAATGAGATAAAAAGTAGTTTAGAAGAGATTGTTTTTGAAGATAAAAAGGTGCCTGTATATCAGTATGATAAGTGGGCTATAGAGAAAAAATAG
- a CDS encoding pitrilysin family protein gives MQEKLRFQEYDLPNGLHVILHQNNDAPVVAIGVMYHVGAKDEEPTRTGFAHFFEHLLFEGTKNIERGKWFDIVSANGGHNNAFTTHDKTYYYEVFPSNNLELGLWMEAERMLHPVINEIGVSTQNSVVKEEKSQRIDNAPYGRVMYRDAINPYLFKKHPYSGTVIGKIEHLDAATLEEFIAFKQKYYNPNNAVLVVAGDIELGKTKEWINRYFASIPNTGKAIERTRIEEAPIRETIKATEYDANIQIPLKLYAYRTPAMADKDSYALDFLSTLLTDGKSARLYKKMIDEHQTALQVLAFSDAQEDYGVYIMGALPMDGVSLETLAQEMDEEIERLQTELISEREYEKLQNQIEANFVSQLTSMESIALSLADNYTFFKDADIINKAIDIYKNISREDIRVAAQKYLDKNSRLELDYLPMEISN, from the coding sequence ATGCAGGAAAAACTAAGATTTCAGGAATACGACCTACCCAACGGTTTGCACGTTATACTACACCAAAATAATGATGCCCCTGTGGTAGCCATAGGAGTTATGTACCATGTAGGGGCTAAAGATGAAGAGCCTACCCGTACGGGATTTGCTCATTTTTTTGAACATTTGCTTTTTGAAGGGACTAAAAATATAGAGCGAGGCAAGTGGTTTGATATAGTATCGGCTAATGGAGGCCATAATAATGCCTTCACAACACACGATAAAACCTATTATTACGAGGTGTTCCCCTCAAATAATTTAGAATTAGGATTGTGGATGGAAGCGGAGCGTATGCTTCACCCTGTGATTAATGAAATAGGGGTATCGACACAAAACTCGGTAGTGAAAGAAGAGAAGAGCCAACGCATAGATAATGCGCCTTACGGAAGGGTAATGTACCGAGATGCTATTAATCCGTATCTGTTTAAGAAACATCCTTACTCGGGTACAGTTATAGGCAAAATAGAGCATTTAGATGCTGCTACTTTGGAAGAGTTTATTGCCTTCAAACAGAAATATTACAATCCTAATAATGCAGTACTAGTAGTAGCAGGTGATATTGAACTTGGAAAGACCAAAGAGTGGATAAATAGATATTTTGCAAGCATTCCTAACACAGGCAAGGCAATAGAGCGCACAAGGATAGAAGAAGCACCTATTAGAGAGACAATTAAAGCAACAGAATACGATGCTAATATACAAATTCCGCTTAAATTATATGCTTATCGCACCCCAGCAATGGCGGATAAAGACTCATACGCGCTTGATTTTCTTTCGACCCTTCTGACAGATGGGAAGAGCGCTAGGCTTTACAAAAAGATGATAGATGAGCATCAAACAGCTTTGCAAGTATTGGCATTTTCGGACGCACAGGAAGATTATGGTGTGTACATTATGGGAGCATTACCTATGGATGGGGTAAGCCTTGAAACATTAGCCCAAGAAATGGATGAAGAAATAGAGCGTCTGCAAACAGAGTTGATAAGTGAACGCGAGTACGAGAAGCTACAGAACCAAATAGAAGCAAACTTTGTGAGCCAACTGACTAGTATGGAAAGCATAGCCCTTTCATTGGCAGATAACTACACTTTTTTTAAAGATGCTGATATTATAAACAAGGCTATTGATATTTACAAGAATATTAGCAGGGAAGATATTCGTGTGGCTGCACAAAAATACTTGGATAAGAACAGCCGCTTGGAATTGGATTACTTACCTATGGAAATTAGTAATTAG
- a CDS encoding TlpA disulfide reductase family protein, with protein sequence MKKLFILSLATLGFIACSKRADYIVLSGKIDGYNGVPIKVIGGDLNVDLKVKPDGTFRDTLRVATNYYYYSITNPMYGINLPVYLEKGGQVNVDIDLTGKGVNTTFGGDNTAINNYLQKKEVIHLDAQESLTTLFSKNPEEFRQDVVALSKQFLDLLNSEKELSKGFVTMEIKSINYEMLYIKSLYEGAHKQLKKEEVKLPKEMADELKRLNKDLSQDFEIHRYYKELLMDDLYNKYEASVEKNLDPWDNIVKHIDSLKSENIRGGLSRSLISAISVINTPETNDQLIKIVRKNVKDAAGKEDLEKRLAVIERLKEGKEFPSFEGEDMQGNTVTYENLKGKLTYIDIWATWCTPCRGEMPALQALEEEYKDKNITFVSLSIDTDKAAWKGFVEGEKLGGVQLYLKGDAPALFEKYDITGIPRFILVDKEGKIININAPRPSDSKIKELINAHL encoded by the coding sequence ATGAAAAAACTATTTATCCTATCATTAGCCACTTTAGGCTTTATAGCTTGTTCAAAACGAGCTGATTACATTGTGCTGTCGGGTAAAATAGACGGCTATAACGGAGTCCCTATTAAGGTTATAGGGGGAGATTTAAACGTAGATTTAAAGGTGAAACCTGATGGGACTTTTCGTGATACTTTAAGAGTAGCTACCAACTACTATTACTATTCAATCACGAACCCTATGTACGGTATTAACCTACCGGTTTACTTGGAAAAAGGGGGGCAAGTGAATGTAGATATCGACCTTACTGGCAAAGGTGTTAATACTACTTTTGGAGGAGATAATACTGCTATCAATAATTATTTGCAAAAGAAGGAGGTAATCCATCTGGATGCTCAAGAGAGTTTGACAACTCTTTTCTCTAAAAATCCTGAGGAGTTTAGACAAGATGTAGTAGCTTTAAGCAAACAGTTTTTGGACTTATTGAATAGTGAAAAAGAACTCTCAAAGGGGTTTGTTACTATGGAAATTAAGTCGATAAACTATGAAATGCTTTATATTAAGAGTTTGTATGAAGGCGCTCATAAGCAATTGAAGAAAGAGGAAGTTAAGCTGCCTAAAGAAATGGCGGATGAACTTAAGAGGCTTAATAAAGACTTATCACAAGATTTTGAGATACATAGGTATTATAAAGAATTGCTAATGGATGATTTGTACAATAAGTATGAGGCTTCGGTAGAAAAGAATTTAGATCCTTGGGATAATATTGTTAAACATATTGATTCATTAAAATCGGAAAATATTAGGGGCGGGCTTTCACGTTCATTAATTTCGGCAATATCGGTAATTAATACACCTGAGACAAATGACCAACTTATTAAGATCGTAAGAAAAAATGTGAAGGATGCTGCAGGTAAGGAAGACTTAGAAAAACGCTTGGCAGTAATTGAAAGACTAAAAGAAGGGAAAGAATTTCCTAGCTTTGAAGGAGAAGATATGCAAGGTAATACTGTTACTTACGAGAACTTAAAAGGGAAATTGACATATATAGATATATGGGCAACCTGGTGTACCCCTTGTAGAGGAGAAATGCCAGCTTTGCAGGCTTTGGAAGAGGAGTATAAAGATAAGAATATTACTTTTGTAAGCTTATCAATAGATACAGATAAAGCAGCTTGGAAAGGCTTTGTAGAGGGAGAGAAATTAGGAGGAGTACAGCTTTATCTAAAAGGTGATGCACCTGCTCTTTTTGAAAAATATGACATAACAGGTATTCCTCGTTTTATTTTGGTTGATAAAGAAGGTAAGATAATTAACATAAATGCGCCACGCCCTTCAGACTCTAAGATCAAAGAACTTATCAACGCACATTTATAG
- a CDS encoding DNA alkylation repair protein, protein MNITDRLLALADLPYRDFNSALIPTVHKDRIIGVRTPALRSLAKEIAKTEPQTAKAFLQALPHYYYEENNLHGFIIEQNKNFEEVIQLIQDFLPHIDNWATCDTFAPKILLKYPTETLLYIKKWLQSTQTYTVRYAIGLLLSNYLDTEFKPEHLSWVAHIQSNQYYINMMIAWYFATALAKQYEATIPYIENKKLSPWVQNKTIQKARESKRIPPHIKEYLLHFKLPSVQK, encoded by the coding sequence ATGAACATAACAGACCGCCTTTTAGCCTTAGCCGACCTCCCCTACCGTGATTTTAACTCCGCTCTCATACCCACAGTCCATAAAGACCGTATTATCGGAGTCCGCACCCCTGCCCTACGCTCATTAGCTAAGGAAATAGCCAAAACAGAACCCCAAACCGCCAAAGCATTCCTCCAAGCACTACCACACTACTACTATGAAGAAAACAACCTACACGGCTTTATTATCGAGCAAAACAAAAATTTTGAAGAAGTTATACAACTCATCCAAGACTTTTTACCTCACATCGATAACTGGGCTACTTGCGATACTTTCGCCCCCAAAATACTCCTAAAATACCCTACCGAAACACTTCTATACATCAAAAAATGGCTACAAAGCACCCAAACCTACACCGTGCGATACGCTATAGGATTGCTGCTTTCCAATTATTTAGACACCGAGTTTAAACCCGAACACTTATCTTGGGTAGCACATATCCAGTCCAATCAGTATTATATTAATATGATGATAGCTTGGTACTTTGCTACCGCTTTAGCCAAGCAGTACGAAGCAACCATCCCATATATCGAAAACAAAAAACTCTCACCTTGGGTACAGAATAAAACCATACAAAAGGCAAGAGAAAGCAAAAGAATTCCTCCCCATATAAAGGAATATTTACTACACTTCAAATTACCCTCTGTGCAAAAATAA
- the imm9 gene encoding Imm9 family immunity protein — MDEKVKVCLQVEIPRLSEDVDIDSVREGLNEYVKTVISGINVADLGDWRLLIRVTLRSTNGIGIFKRAMRYPSDKEFEFSISVTIPNEKEASYGVSKKVEEAFYVPLNDKNFYILERNFENYSNLYEYILESSKLAIHLAFTKGISCNGKKIIFLNDVTYKK, encoded by the coding sequence ATGGATGAAAAAGTTAAAGTTTGTTTACAAGTTGAAATTCCTCGTTTGAGTGAGGATGTGGATATAGATTCTGTGCGAGAGGGATTAAATGAGTATGTAAAAACTGTTATTTCGGGGATTAATGTTGCAGATTTAGGGGATTGGAGGCTTTTGATAAGGGTAACTTTACGCTCTACTAATGGAATAGGCATCTTTAAACGAGCAATGCGCTACCCTTCGGATAAAGAATTTGAGTTTTCTATTTCTGTTACCATACCTAATGAAAAGGAGGCTTCGTATGGGGTTTCTAAAAAAGTAGAAGAGGCGTTTTATGTGCCACTGAATGATAAGAACTTTTATATATTAGAGCGTAATTTTGAGAACTATAGCAATCTGTACGAATATATATTGGAGAGTAGTAAGCTTGCCATTCATTTGGCTTTTACAAAAGGCATTAGTTGTAATGGGAAAAAGATTATATTTTTGAATGATGTTACATATAAGAAATAA
- a CDS encoding RsmD family RNA methyltransferase, with protein sequence MRIISGKNKGKQLIAPAKLPVRPTTDFAKEALFNILNNYYYFDELVVLDLFAGTGNISYEFASRGCPSVVAIDSHNGCVQFISKTARELDYNITALKGDVYEYLKRTTQPFDLIFADPPYDFPIEKFRLIAELVFANNLLAENGTLIIEHSSRTDLSELPHFSEAKKYGGCVFSMFEN encoded by the coding sequence ATGCGGATTATTTCTGGAAAGAACAAGGGCAAGCAACTTATTGCACCTGCTAAACTGCCTGTACGCCCTACTACTGACTTCGCCAAAGAAGCCCTCTTCAATATTCTTAACAACTACTATTATTTTGATGAACTTGTGGTATTAGACCTTTTTGCTGGTACGGGGAATATCAGTTATGAGTTTGCCAGTAGAGGGTGCCCCTCGGTAGTGGCTATTGATAGTCATAACGGCTGTGTGCAGTTCATAAGCAAAACGGCACGTGAACTGGACTATAATATTACAGCTCTGAAAGGTGATGTGTATGAATACCTTAAACGTACTACACAGCCTTTTGATCTTATTTTTGCTGACCCTCCGTACGACTTTCCTATAGAGAAATTTAGGCTTATAGCGGAGCTTGTTTTTGCCAACAATCTTCTTGCTGAGAATGGTACTCTTATTATAGAACATTCATCTAGAACAGACTTATCGGAGTTGCCACATTTTTCGGAAGCTAAAAAGTATGGGGGCTGTGTGTTCAGTATGTTTGAAAATTAG
- the lgt gene encoding prolipoprotein diacylglyceryl transferase, producing MITLNFIWNSNEILATIPIPFLGIGDFQLRYYSLMFIIAFSLGWFLTKKIYLNEGKTVAQLDTLFVYTAVATLVGARLGDCFFYNWDYFKDHLLEIFLPIKEKPGGGWELTGFSGLASHGAAIGIIIAMILYVRKYKDISLSWILDRVVIPITIGGMFVRFGNFFNSEINGKIASNSYPLGVKFVQGGALSARKAMEITEQTDPQAAYKLIVHDPRYTDVLASIPYQHPAQLYEAFGYFCLFWVLWYVYWKTDKKQQPYFIFGIFLVALWSIRFLVEFVKESQGGFENTLGLLSTGQWLSIPFIIAGFYLLFRKKELIVKD from the coding sequence ATGATTACTTTGAATTTTATATGGAACTCTAACGAAATACTCGCCACCATCCCCATTCCCTTTTTAGGCATTGGCGATTTTCAATTGCGCTATTATAGCTTAATGTTTATAATTGCTTTTAGCTTAGGTTGGTTTCTCACTAAAAAAATATACCTCAACGAAGGTAAAACCGTAGCACAGCTCGATACTCTGTTTGTATACACAGCCGTAGCTACTTTAGTAGGGGCCCGTTTAGGCGACTGCTTCTTCTATAACTGGGACTATTTTAAAGACCACCTTTTGGAAATCTTCCTCCCTATAAAAGAAAAACCAGGCGGGGGCTGGGAACTTACAGGCTTTTCAGGCTTAGCAAGTCACGGGGCTGCTATAGGTATCATCATCGCAATGATATTGTATGTACGCAAATACAAAGATATTAGCCTCTCTTGGATATTGGATCGTGTAGTCATTCCTATCACCATAGGCGGAATGTTTGTACGTTTTGGTAACTTCTTTAATTCCGAAATTAATGGCAAAATAGCAAGTAACTCCTACCCTCTTGGAGTGAAATTCGTACAAGGTGGAGCCCTATCAGCACGTAAGGCTATGGAAATTACGGAACAAACCGACCCTCAAGCCGCTTACAAACTCATAGTTCACGATCCTCGCTACACCGATGTACTAGCCTCTATCCCCTACCAGCACCCAGCTCAGCTATACGAAGCTTTTGGCTATTTCTGCCTTTTCTGGGTATTGTGGTATGTGTATTGGAAAACCGATAAAAAACAACAGCCTTACTTCATCTTTGGTATCTTCTTAGTAGCTTTATGGAGTATCCGTTTTCTAGTCGAGTTTGTAAAAGAAAGTCAAGGAGGCTTTGAAAACACCTTAGGTTTACTTTCCACAGGCCAATGGCTTAGCATCCCGTTCATTATAGCTGGCTTTTATTTATTGTTTAGAAAAAAGGAGTTAATCGTTAAGGATTAA
- a CDS encoding zeta toxin family protein, with amino-acid sequence MKKLYIIAGCNGAGKTTASFTILPEVLNCREFINADEIAKGLSPFQPETVAVQAGRIMLTRMDELLHQGVDFAFETTLATKSYKQKIIEAQANGYEVTLLFFWLRNVTMAKERVAQRVAEGGHNIPIETIERRYYNGIINLFNLYIDIVDICQIYDNSSGVCVLIAEKYKEEELVCYDIDTYNKIKNSYER; translated from the coding sequence ATGAAAAAGCTGTACATTATAGCGGGTTGTAACGGAGCAGGTAAAACTACGGCTTCATTTACCATTTTGCCTGAAGTGCTAAATTGTAGAGAATTTATCAATGCCGATGAAATAGCAAAAGGACTATCGCCTTTTCAGCCTGAAACTGTAGCTGTACAAGCTGGTAGAATTATGCTCACCCGTATGGATGAACTACTCCACCAAGGAGTTGATTTTGCCTTTGAAACAACCTTAGCTACTAAAAGTTACAAACAAAAAATAATAGAAGCACAAGCCAATGGCTATGAGGTTACATTATTGTTCTTTTGGTTGCGGAATGTAACAATGGCTAAAGAACGTGTTGCCCAACGAGTCGCAGAGGGAGGACATAACATTCCCATTGAAACTATTGAAAGAAGATATTATAATGGTATCATTAATCTGTTTAATCTCTATATAGATATTGTAGATATTTGTCAGATTTATGATAATTCAAGCGGAGTTTGTGTTCTTATAGCAGAAAAATATAAAGAGGAAGAGCTTGTATGCTATGACATAGATACTTATAATAAAATTAAAAACAGCTATGAAAGATAG
- a CDS encoding DUF192 domain-containing protein, whose product MNFFRKHFVTVALALVALAAIALVLPRFFSNEKTNNYIQEVEITPQEIEFSRDGDLSLFKNDSLIKTIEVEFARNDMERSLGLMYRSQMGELQGMWFIFPEEAPRSFYMKNTEIPLDIIYLNKDKKVVSIAKNARPYDETSLPSEAPAMYVLEINGGLADKWGIEKGDKVEVTQVK is encoded by the coding sequence ATGAACTTTTTCAGAAAACACTTTGTAACAGTAGCATTAGCCTTAGTAGCCTTAGCTGCTATTGCTTTGGTACTACCTCGCTTTTTCAGTAATGAAAAAACTAATAATTACATACAAGAAGTAGAAATTACCCCTCAAGAAATAGAGTTTAGTCGTGATGGCGACCTTTCTTTATTTAAGAATGATAGCCTTATCAAAACTATTGAAGTAGAGTTTGCAAGAAACGATATGGAACGTTCATTAGGCTTAATGTACCGCTCACAAATGGGAGAACTACAAGGAATGTGGTTTATCTTCCCCGAAGAAGCTCCTCGCTCTTTCTATATGAAAAACACCGAAATTCCTTTGGATATTATCTATTTAAACAAAGATAAAAAAGTAGTAAGTATAGCTAAAAATGCACGTCCTTATGATGAAACCTCTCTCCCTTCCGAAGCTCCTGCTATGTATGTGCTGGAAATTAATGGAGGATTGGCTGATAAGTGGGGTATTGAAAAAGGTGATAAAGTAGAAGTAACTCAAGTAAAATAA
- the idi gene encoding isopentenyl-diphosphate Delta-isomerase, which translates to MEEQVILVDEQDNPIGLMGKLEAHQKAVLHRAFSVFILNDKGELMLQQRAAGKYHSPNLWTNTCCSHPREGETTVEAGKRRLQEEMGFVTDLTDVQTFIYKAPFDNGLTEHELDHILIGYYNEAPNINPDEVGDWCWELPENIKKDIAAHPHRYTEWFKIIFDRFYAFFF; encoded by the coding sequence ATGGAAGAGCAAGTAATATTAGTTGATGAACAGGATAACCCTATAGGGCTTATGGGCAAATTAGAAGCACACCAAAAGGCTGTGCTACATAGGGCATTCTCAGTATTTATACTAAATGATAAAGGAGAACTTATGCTGCAACAACGTGCTGCCGGAAAGTACCATTCACCTAATTTATGGACCAATACCTGCTGCAGTCACCCCAGAGAGGGCGAAACTACTGTGGAGGCAGGCAAACGCCGCTTGCAAGAAGAAATGGGCTTTGTAACTGATCTTACCGATGTGCAAACCTTCATCTACAAAGCTCCTTTTGATAACGGACTTACTGAACACGAGCTCGACCATATTCTTATTGGCTATTATAACGAAGCCCCCAATATCAATCCTGATGAAGTAGGTGATTGGTGTTGGGAGCTTCCTGAAAATATAAAAAAAGATATAGCGGCACATCCGCACCGCTATACCGAATGGTTTAAAATCATATTTGATAGGTTTTACGCCTTCTTCTTCTGA
- the speB gene encoding agmatinase, which produces MKRTYAGIPEENATLENSKVTLVTVPYDGTSTWGKGADKGPELFLDASENMELYDIETDTEPYLNGVYLAGEVTENSSPEAMTEAVYQTTKELLKHEDKLFTLFGGEHSVSIGSIRAVGEKYEKLTVLQLDAHTDLRPEFHGSTSNHACAVFEANQKHKLVQVGIRSMDAEEKQYLPKGRVFFAHEIAKAKEKKWINDVLDKVSGNVYITIDLDAFDPAIAPSTGTPEPGGLQWYPTLKLLRKVFKKCNVVAFDIVELMDSPQAKPTAFLAAKLYYKMLAYYFKYQKKKA; this is translated from the coding sequence ATGAAAAGAACGTATGCAGGCATTCCCGAAGAGAATGCTACTCTTGAAAACTCAAAAGTAACCTTAGTAACCGTACCTTACGACGGAACTTCCACTTGGGGTAAAGGAGCCGATAAAGGACCTGAACTCTTCTTAGACGCTTCCGAAAATATGGAACTTTACGACATCGAAACCGATACCGAGCCTTACCTCAATGGAGTATATTTAGCAGGTGAAGTAACCGAAAATAGTTCGCCTGAGGCAATGACCGAAGCAGTTTACCAAACCACTAAAGAACTACTCAAACACGAAGATAAACTCTTTACCCTTTTTGGAGGTGAGCACTCTGTATCCATAGGCTCCATTCGTGCAGTAGGAGAGAAGTATGAAAAGCTAACCGTATTGCAATTAGATGCCCATACCGATTTGCGTCCAGAATTTCACGGCTCTACCTCCAATCACGCTTGTGCTGTTTTTGAGGCAAACCAAAAACACAAACTAGTACAAGTAGGGATACGCTCAATGGATGCCGAAGAAAAACAATACCTCCCCAAAGGACGTGTATTCTTCGCTCACGAGATAGCCAAAGCTAAAGAAAAGAAATGGATTAACGATGTGCTAGACAAAGTATCGGGTAACGTATACATCACTATTGATTTGGATGCCTTTGATCCTGCCATAGCACCCTCAACAGGTACCCCCGAGCCAGGAGGATTACAATGGTATCCCACCCTTAAGCTATTGCGCAAAGTATTTAAGAAGTGTAATGTAGTAGCCTTTGATATAGTAGAATTAATGGATAGCCCCCAAGCAAAACCAACGGCTTTCTTGGCAGCTAAGTTATATTATAAAATGTTAGCTTACTACTTTAAATATCAGAAGAAGAAGGCGTAA
- a CDS encoding O-methyltransferase — protein sequence MHFLSIDLEEYANQHTDNEPLLLQELTRRTHLSVLQPRMLSGHLQGRFLSLLSKLVRPKTILEIGTYTGYATLCLAEGLAPNGTLHTIDVKEELIDLQTEFFNRSGYGSQIVQHLGKAADIIPTLSSTFDLVFIDADKQNYALYFDLVIQKMNPGGIILSDNVLWSGKVAEEVKPSDKHTQALMAYNQKIKDDPRVETVLLPIRDGITVCRVK from the coding sequence ATGCATTTTTTATCTATTGATTTAGAAGAATACGCTAATCAACATACTGATAATGAGCCTCTTTTGTTGCAAGAACTCACCCGCCGCACCCACCTATCAGTACTCCAACCACGTATGCTTAGCGGGCACTTGCAAGGGCGATTTTTAAGCCTCCTCTCTAAATTAGTACGCCCCAAAACAATCTTAGAAATAGGCACCTATACCGGCTATGCAACCCTCTGTTTAGCCGAAGGTTTAGCCCCCAACGGCACCCTTCACACTATTGATGTAAAAGAAGAACTTATCGATTTGCAAACCGAGTTTTTTAACCGCAGCGGTTACGGTAGCCAAATAGTACAACATCTGGGCAAAGCAGCCGATATTATCCCCACCCTATCATCAACTTTTGATCTTGTTTTTATCGATGCCGATAAACAAAACTATGCCCTTTATTTCGATTTAGTGATCCAAAAAATGAACCCAGGAGGCATCATCCTTTCCGATAATGTACTCTGGAGCGGCAAGGTAGCAGAAGAGGTAAAACCATCCGACAAGCACACCCAAGCCCTAATGGCATACAACCAAAAAATAAAAGACGACCCCCGTGTGGAGACCGTCCTACTACCCATACGCGATGGCATTACCGTATGTCGCGTAAAATAA